In one window of Kosmotoga pacifica DNA:
- a CDS encoding ABC transporter ATP-binding protein — MSLEIENLRIYYQTLRGDVKAVDNLSFKVENGEIMGLAGESGCGKSTLSNSLILLKPPMKYVSGNVTIDDEPLPIHDFKGMNKFRYKKVSIIPQYAMNALNPTQKIGKLISDLLENHGTSFSTMEKEIKERFKIVELKEAVLDMYPMELSGGMKQRVVMVISTLLNPSLLLADEITSALDVSTQKAVSRMIVEFRNRGFVKSVIFVTHDVSVLYQIADSIMIMYAGKQVERASTETIVKKPLHPYTKLLISSLPEVGIKYSENPLKGIPGNPPELLTPPNGCRFRSRCPLAYEKCMEEPPLVEVMPNHYVACWKVENAND, encoded by the coding sequence ATGTCGTTGGAAATTGAGAATCTGAGAATTTACTATCAGACACTCAGAGGAGATGTCAAGGCGGTCGATAACCTGTCTTTCAAAGTCGAAAACGGTGAAATAATGGGCCTTGCCGGTGAATCTGGATGTGGGAAATCTACCTTGAGCAATTCTCTGATTTTATTAAAACCTCCAATGAAATACGTTTCCGGAAATGTCACAATAGACGATGAACCTCTTCCTATCCACGATTTCAAAGGAATGAACAAATTCAGATACAAAAAGGTATCTATAATTCCCCAGTACGCTATGAACGCACTCAACCCAACCCAAAAAATCGGAAAACTGATCTCAGATCTTCTTGAAAACCATGGAACGAGCTTTTCCACAATGGAAAAGGAAATCAAAGAAAGATTTAAAATCGTTGAACTGAAAGAAGCCGTTCTTGATATGTACCCCATGGAGCTTTCAGGTGGAATGAAGCAAAGAGTGGTAATGGTAATCTCAACGTTGTTGAATCCCTCGCTTCTTCTTGCGGATGAAATAACTTCCGCTCTGGATGTCTCAACCCAAAAAGCAGTTTCTAGAATGATTGTTGAGTTCAGAAATAGAGGGTTCGTTAAAAGCGTCATATTCGTAACCCACGACGTGTCAGTGCTTTACCAAATCGCTGACAGCATAATGATCATGTACGCAGGAAAACAAGTGGAGCGAGCATCTACTGAAACAATTGTAAAAAAACCGCTTCACCCATACACGAAACTTCTGATCTCCTCACTTCCTGAAGTGGGAATAAAATACTCTGAAAATCCCCTGAAAGGAATTCCAGGGAATCCTCCAGAGCTACTGACTCCTCCTAATGGTTGTAGATTTAGAAGCAGATGCCCTCTGGCATACGAAAAATGCATGGAAGAACCTCCCCTAGTGGAAGTTATGCCAAATCATTACGTTGCATGCTGGAAGGTGGAGAATGCTAATGATTGA